From the Carassius carassius chromosome 34, fCarCar2.1, whole genome shotgun sequence genome, the window TCGAGGACTACAGCGTGTCGATGAAGAGGGCGGTGTCTGAATCCAGCTTCCTGAACGCTCGTGGAGAGAGCAGACGCCGGAGCAGGAGCAAACTGTGGCCTTTACTCAAGAGGAATAAGGTGCGGCATCAGACAACATCTTCTGAAGcctaaataagcaaataaaagaGCAGAAAACTATGCTGCTCATTAATGGTCAATTGAGatgcaaaatatgattttatgtccgagaaaagctgaataaatgatttgTGCTATTCATATTCAAGTAAATTTAATGCCATTTAAGAACGTTTGCAGTGGTTATTTTACACAACTAGTTTCATGCAGTTTGTTATATTGGAATCTTGTAGTTCTGATGATTAACAAGACGTATTATCTGTTTATGCATTTTAATAGTgcaattgtatttaaattttgaTAATATTAATGAGATAGGAAAAAgtatattaacttatttttttatggcactagtttttaaatgtataaatgttatgaTTGGATTAGAGAACATATTTCTGACATGCAtcccctttaataaagtctgcgGCAAGTTTGTCGCAACGTGAGAAGTTCTGAACATTTGCTTTGCCCTTGAAAGTTTCTCTCCCCTCAtactttctctttctgtcttcctcCATTCCATTTCTCAATGTGCTCCATCACACCTTCATCTGTAGCTTATGTCTTTGTTAGCGTCACCCCGCCagccccctccccctccccccacATCCCCGTCCCCGGACGGCCTCCCCAACGGCCCCCAGTCCCCACAGCAGCCCAAGGAGCCCCTCAGTCAGCGCCTCAACGACTTCATGGGCACCAAACACAAAATGCACTGCCTGCGGAGCCTGAAACGTGGGGTAAGTTCACGAGCCGCCACGTCACCTCTGTGTCTACCGATTGGATCTGATTGGACGACTCCAAAGACTAAAGCACCATCAGCTCAGTTTGGTTATCAAGTGATGTGTGGATGTGTAACATGTCTCATTCTCATGCACCATCCTAAACATATCTGTCTTAACAGCTACATAAGTGTGTGTATTAACACTTTTTTCTTGTCTTAACTTTCACAGCTTTCTCTAAAGCTGGTAAGTCTAACTTGCTATAAAATCCCCAAAACTTTGGCTTTAACTGCTTTCATAAGttataaaaataagcaaattagGTACGAGAGACAAACTTTTGGCATGAAGCCTGccaattttccatttttttaaatgcagtatgTCCTGGGCGGTCAGTGGATGTGTTTTCTAGGTCTGAGACTAGGTtcttatttatcttgtttatgcaGTGTTTGAATctatttgttttttgttagttattaactttctgtctctctgcagGGAACAGGTCAGGAGGACTACAGTCATCTGCCCCCCGAGCAGAGGAGGAAGAAACTACAAGCTAAGCTCAATGACATCAACAAGGACATCCAGAAAGAGATGGATCAGAGGTAAATCATCCAATAGCTGCCATGCTGGTTATAATATCAGCCAAATTCCTAATCATCATGTAACAAACTGTTCATAAGAagtactacagtcgtggccaaaagttttgagaattacataaatattagttttcaaaaagtttgctgctaaactgcttttagatatttgtttcagttgtttctgtgatgtactgaaatataattacaagcacttcatacgtttcaaaggcttttatcaacaattacatgacatttatgcaaagagtcagtatttgcagtgttggcccttctttttcaggacctctgcaattcgactgggcatgctctcaatcaacttctgggccaaatcctgactgatagcaacccattctttcataatcacttcttgcagtttgtcagaattagtgggtttttgtttgtcaacccgcctcttgaggattgaccacaagttctcaatgggattaagatctggggagtttccaggccatggacccaaaatgtcaacattctggtccccgagccacttagttatcacttttgccttacggcacggtgctccatcgtgctggaaaatgcattgttcttcaccaaactgttgttggattgttggaagaagttgctgttggagggtgttttggtaccattctttattcatggctgtgtttttgggcagaattgtgagtgagcccactcccttggatgagaaacaaccccacacatgaatggtgtcaggatgctttactgttggcatgacacaggactgttggtagcgctcaccttttctactccggacaagcctttttccagatgccccaaacaatcggaaaggggcttcatcggagaatatgactttgccccagtcctcagcagtccattcactatactttctgcagaagatcaatctgtccctgatgttttttttggagagaagtggcttctttgctgcccttcttgacaccaggccatcttccaaaagtcttggcctcactgtgcgtgcagatgcgctcacacctgcctgctgccattcctgagcaagctctgcactggtggcactccgatcccgcagctgaatcctctttaggagacgatcctggcgcttgctggactttcttggacgccctgaagccttctttacaagaattgaacctctttccttgaagttcttgatgatcctataaattgttgatttaggtgcaatcttagtagccacaatatccttgcctgtgaagccatttttatgcaacacaatgatggctgcacgcgtttctttgcaggtcaccatggttaacaatggaagaacaatgatttcaagcatccctctccttttaacatgtcaagtctgccattctaacccaatcagcctgacataatgatctccagccttgtgctcgtcaacattctcacctgagttaacaagacgattactgaaatgatctcagcaggtcctttaatgactgcaatgaaatgcagtggaaaggtttttttgggattaagttaattttcatggcaaagaaggactatgcaattcatctgatcactcttcataacattctggagtatatgcaaattgctattataaaacttaagcagcaacttttccaatttccaatttttatgtaattctcaaaacttttggccacgactttacagctcaaaagtttgggggcaatacttttttttacctttattcagcaaggatgccttaaattgatcaaaagtgacagtaaagacatttcaaaTTTTACAAGATTTATATGATTGCAATTTCATAtacaaactgttattttaaactttcgGTAACAATTTAGTAtatggaccaattctcactattatctagttgcttattagcgtgcatattactagcatattgactgTTAATTAGTACTTATTAAGCACATTTTCTGCATGacaatattctacatccctaatcctacctaatacccaactaccttactattaataagtagcaaattagcATCTTATTGAGGCTAAAGTTGATAGTTAATAATTAGTTAATAGtaagaactggaccttaaaataaagtgttaccgaactttctattaaaaaaatcCCGCTGAAACATTGTATAATGATTATAACAAAAGTGTTTTTaacatcgataataataataataagaaggaATGCTTCTGTGCACcaaatcattaaaattaaaggtaatttttttgcaccttcagattccagattttcaaatagttgtatctcaaccaaACATTATCCTATCCTAATACACCACACATAAATGGAAAgcctatttattcagctttcagatgttgtataaatcataattttgaaaaattgacacttaagactggttttgtggtccagggtcacataatagaatgatttctgaaggatcatgtgacactgaaggctggagaatCAGCTGCTGAAgattcagatttgatcacaggaataaaatacatttgaaaatatatgaagatagaaaatggttatttcaaattgtaataatatttcacaatatatttctgtttttactgtatttctgatcaaataaatgaaactttGGCAAGCATAAGataattttcaaaaacatttacaaaaaacacGTACTATCCCCAAACTTTAGAATGATAGTGCACTTTATGTAATATACATGACCAGACATGATGCAACACACTGTCATATTCAGTTCATATGCACACGCTTCTTGGTTTTGCTAACTCTTCTGCTTAAAATTGTTTGCAGGGATGCCCTGACTAAAATGAAAGATGTTTACATTAAGAATCCTCACTTGGGGGATCCAGATAGTATAGATCCACGGTTAGAGGAAATCACACAAAGCTTGGAAAAACTGCAGCTTGAGGCACAGAAATTTGAGGTGAGGCCCTCACAAGTTCAGTCCTCAGATACCTTCAAAAGTTGGTTTAAAATATAGATATCGAGATCCAGGAGTCttacaatgaaagtaaattaTGCTATTCAGTCAGTGGAGTGATTaacgattacaaaaaaaaaacgaaaagacCTGTGGTTTGTGTCTTTTCAGGGCTGGCTGACAGAGGTGGAGAGGAAGCTACTTGAAAAGGGATCTGAGTCTCAGAGAAGACAGAGCAGTCATTTTGACTCGCAGGGCAACACGCCACTTACAAACAACTACGGTCAAAGCCGAGAGAGGTACTTCAGTCTCTAGACAGCAGGGCTACCAAGCATGATGCACTGAATGAGATTAGATAAATATAATAGACATTTTTATAATAGACATTAATGAAAAGATCATTTATGTTGATTATGAAAGCTTAACTTCCAGCCCAGTTCAGAATGGATATGGATGCATTTCTGAACTTTTTGACATTAgcgcaaaaaaaacaacaactaacatTACAAGTGGACTtgtggcaaaaataaaaaaacaaacttgatGTTTAATGCTGTTCATGGCGTTTAATGCTATTAATACTTGATCTTATTTTGACACCCTCATATGAGACGCTTTAAGATTAACTGTATAGTCTGACTATAACGTCAAAGGTAATTTGGTCTGTTTTACGTATTGCATGTCTTCTGCACATAGTCCGGATGGCAGCTACACGGAAGACCCCAGCACAGAGTCCACCATGCAGATCAAATCTCGCAGCACTGAGTTTGATGAGGAATTTGACGAGGAGGAGCCTTTACCCACCATTGGAACATGCAAAGCACTTTATCCATTTGAAGGTATCAGGAAAACACTAACTGGATCATCTTCCAGAAGGAAAATGTgttaataattatgattataaaaTAGTTACAGAGCCTATTTGCAGTTTTTGCAATCAGACGTTTTAACTACTATCAATCAAAATGGGGTTTTCAGTTCGATTTGTTTACAAAACTAACTTGAGAAATATATTTAGTCAAGTGTATCTTAACCTTTTGATTGGTGCTAAAGttatataatgattttataatgaataaatgcCAAAAATCCTGATAAAACTGAAAATGGAATGaataaaattgtaaacaaaaaaaaagaaagaaaaattaattaatatataacatttaattggcaataataaattaattcaacTTCACAATCAAaagtaaaaatctaaacaaattactaaaaatcaataaaaaaaaattcacactgtTATTATTTACTTCATTTACCATGAAAtatctgctaaattattaaatgtactcAAAATTAAAAAATGGAGTCAAATTGGTTATTAGACGAGactgatataataataaaatgtaaaaattattattattattattttgtattattattattattattaagttgtcaTGCTTGTTTTGGAATCAAactcacattgtgtgtttttgtgtctttAGGTCAGAACGAAGGTACCATATCCATGGCCGAGGGTGAGATGCTGTACGTAATCGAGGAGGATAAGGGGGACGGATGGACCCGTGTCCGCAGAAACGAGGACGAGGAAGGATACGTGCCCACATCCTATATCAAACTCTTTTTGGACACGAATGCCAAAGGTGCTATGACATACATATAATCCCCCGGAAAGCGCCATAACTGAACGCTGTTtaactgtacatacagtaaaacATCATGAAAGTGTTCTTATTGAACAGAGGAGCAGACAGCAGAGCCATAAGAGTAGTGAGATTAGGCAATAAAGACACAGCTGCTGTGTAATTTTGACATAATTGATGGAAATGGCTGCTTTACCAACATATCATTTTCATATTTAGCTTTATAGCTTGGCATTATGGTGGTTTAAAGCTATAACCAAGATATGTAGATACTCGTGTACATGTtcatatttttaatgaactgcaaGCAATCAGATACTTTAAGTAAgaattaaattattagaaaatgtCAAAAGCAAATATT encodes:
- the LOC132114841 gene encoding formin-binding protein 1-like isoform X1; this encodes MHSNRGLSRRNCLDTMSCSWGTELWDQFDNLEKHTQWGIEFLERYTKFVKERSEIEQSYAKQIRNLSKKYQLKKNSKEEEEFKYTTSRAFLMTLNELNDYSGQHEVIAENLSTQIIAELSRYTQELKAERKSHFHDGRRAQQHIENSWKQLESSKRRFERDCKEADRAQHYFDKMDADINVTKADVEKRCSLKAKQQAQMRHQVAEDSKNEYLTYLQKFNKDQHEHYYTLIPHIFQRIQEMEERRVGRVRESMRVYTEVERKVLPIVSKCLDGMTKAAESIEPKMDSKQVVESYKSGFEPPGDVEFEDYSVSMKRAVSESSFLNARGESRRRSRSKLWPLLKRNKLMSLLASPRQPPPPPPTSPSPDGLPNGPQSPQQPKEPLSQRLNDFMGTKHKMHCLRSLKRGLSLKLGTGQEDYSHLPPEQRRKKLQAKLNDINKDIQKEMDQRDALTKMKDVYIKNPHLGDPDSIDPRLEEITQSLEKLQLEAQKFEGWLTEVERKLLEKGSESQRRQSSHFDSQGNTPLTNNYGQSRESPDGSYTEDPSTESTMQIKSRSTEFDEEFDEEEPLPTIGTCKALYPFEGQNEGTISMAEGEMLYVIEEDKGDGWTRVRRNEDEEGYVPTSYIKLFLDTNAKGAMTYI
- the LOC132114841 gene encoding formin-binding protein 1-like isoform X2 encodes the protein MHSNRGLSRRNCLDTMSCSWGTELWDQFDNLEKHTQWGIEFLERYTKFVKERSEIEQSYAKQIRNLSKKYQLKKNSKEEEEFKYTTSRAFLMTLNELNDYSGQHEVIAENLSTQIIAELSRYTQELKAERKSHFHDGRRAQQHIENSWKQLESSKRRFERDCKEADRAQHYFDKMDADINVTKADVEKRCSLKAKQQAQMRHQVAEDSKNEYLTYLQKFNKDQHEHYYTLIPHIFQRIQEMEERRVGRVRESMRVYTEVERKVLPIVSKCLDGMTKAAESIEPKMDSKQVVESYKSGFEPPGDVEFEDYSVSMKRAVSESSFLNARGESRRRSRSKLWPLLKRNKLMSLLASPRQPPPPPPTSPSPDGLPNGPQSPQQPKEPLSQRLNDFMGTKHKMHCLRSLKRGLSLKLGTGQEDYSHLPPEQRRKKLQAKLNDINKDIQKEMDQRDALTKMKDVYIKNPHLGDPDSIDPRLEEITQSLEKLQLEAQKFEGWLTEVERKLLEKGSESQRRQSSHFDSQGNTPLTNNYGQSRESPDGSYTEDPSTESTMQIKSRSTEFDEEFDEEEPLPTIGTCKALYPFEGQNEGTISMAEGEMLYVIEEDKGDGWTRVRRNEDEEGYVPTSYIKLFLDTNAKDP
- the LOC132114841 gene encoding formin-binding protein 1-like isoform X4, with protein sequence MHSNRGLSRRNCLDTMSCSWGTELWDQFDNLEKHTQWGIEFLERYTKFVKERSEIEQSYAKQIRNLSKKYQLKKNSKEEEEFKYTTSRAFLMTLNELNDYSGQHEVIAENLSTQIIAELSRYTQELKAERKSHFHDGRRAQQHIENSWKQLESSKRRFERDCKEADRAQHYFDKMDADINVTKADVEKRCSLKAKQQAQMRHQVAEDSKNEYLTYLQKFNKDQHEHYYTLIPHIFQRIQEMEERRVGRVRESMRVYTEVERKVLPIVSKCLDGMTKAAESIEPKMDSKQVVESYKSGFEPPGDVEFEDYSVSMKRAVSESSFLNARGESRRRSRSKLWPLLKRNKLMSLLASPRQPPPPPPTSPSPDGLPNGPQSPQQPKEPLSQRLNDFMGTKHKMHCLRSLKRGGTGQEDYSHLPPEQRRKKLQAKLNDINKDIQKEMDQRDALTKMKDVYIKNPHLGDPDSIDPRLEEITQSLEKLQLEAQKFEGWLTEVERKLLEKGSESQRRQSSHFDSQGNTPLTNNYGQSRESPDGSYTEDPSTESTMQIKSRSTEFDEEFDEEEPLPTIGTCKALYPFEGQNEGTISMAEGEMLYVIEEDKGDGWTRVRRNEDEEGYVPTSYIKLFLDTNAKGAMTYI
- the LOC132114841 gene encoding formin-binding protein 1-like isoform X3, giving the protein MHSNRGLSRRNCLDTMSCSWGTELWDQFDNLEKHTQWGIEFLERYTKFVKERSEIEQSYAKQIRNLSKKYQLKKNSKEEEEFKYTTSRAFLMTLNELNDYSGQHEVIAENLSTQIIAELSRYTQELKAERKSHFHDGRRAQQHIENSWKQLESSKRRFERDCKEADRAQHYFDKMDADINVTKADVEKAKQQAQMRHQVAEDSKNEYLTYLQKFNKDQHEHYYTLIPHIFQRIQEMEERRVGRVRESMRVYTEVERKVLPIVSKCLDGMTKAAESIEPKMDSKQVVESYKSGFEPPGDVEFEDYSVSMKRAVSESSFLNARGESRRRSRSKLWPLLKRNKLMSLLASPRQPPPPPPTSPSPDGLPNGPQSPQQPKEPLSQRLNDFMGTKHKMHCLRSLKRGLSLKLGTGQEDYSHLPPEQRRKKLQAKLNDINKDIQKEMDQRDALTKMKDVYIKNPHLGDPDSIDPRLEEITQSLEKLQLEAQKFEGWLTEVERKLLEKGSESQRRQSSHFDSQGNTPLTNNYGQSRESPDGSYTEDPSTESTMQIKSRSTEFDEEFDEEEPLPTIGTCKALYPFEGQNEGTISMAEGEMLYVIEEDKGDGWTRVRRNEDEEGYVPTSYIKLFLDTNAKGAMTYI